A genomic stretch from Montipora capricornis isolate CH-2021 unplaced genomic scaffold, ASM3666992v2 scaffold_491, whole genome shotgun sequence includes:
- the LOC138036609 gene encoding uncharacterized protein has translation MANVAAVFDLVSQKFCIRELNALQREAIIQFVEKQRDVFINLPTGFGKSLIYQALPLVFDAMHGEGHIVVVVSPLVSLMKDQVQKLRNLGISAVTLSDIEEEDAKAVEKGVFSVVYGGPEAFLKIARWRKLLTSDVYRAKLCAIAVDEAHVIKQWGTSNNSSMAAFRETYAELHELRSLAPNVKMLALTATATTSTRHTITEILLMDNPHVIYENPSKANITYSVHYMDKERSAEDYFRWLADELKEKKEETSRTIIYCQTIKQCCIIYSVLKGMVGRELYANSANDPRHVLLEMLHSCTPDKNKDTILEAFQKEESPIRVLVATIAFGMGVDCKGVHRTIHFGPSKNIEAYIQETGRAGRDGEQSVAYLIYQGLFLNHVDKDMKQYVRETDCRRKTLLLKFDGMSSLTFPQPLHMCCDNCSVRCECGEVDCGDLTKFPGITDQQKECIPRTRQCTQQQISTLKEHLNDYHKFLGKELLDKSKNDQLKTLMNPQFLLRFSEHQILQVVANAFKMFTLDDVCCYVDIWNMNHAFKILDILSQVFGDICEIDENIFNDQSQYDVDCELEDEFSEQWNDLLNDDSLFELAIENLSLSQLEASTCAEVSCELHDESGKCDVPAAALDALENFSVLE, from the exons ATGGCGAACGTTGCTGCGGTCTTCGATCTTGTGTCCCAGAAATTTTGTATTCGGGAGTTAAATGCCCTTCAGAGAGAAGCTATAATTCAATTTGTGGAGAAGCAGAGAGATGTTTTTATTAATCTACCTACTGGATTTGGAAAATCTTTAATATATCAAGCTTTGCCGTTGGTTTTCGACGCCATGCATGGAGAAGgccatattgttgttgttgtctcaCCTCTGGTGAGTCTTATGAAAGATCAGGTCCAAAAGTTAAGAAATCTTGGAATCTCTGCCGTCACCCTCAGTGACATCGAGGAAGAAGACGCAAAGGCAGTTGAGAAAGGTGTCTTCTCCGTCGTTTATGGAGGTCCAGAGGCTTTCTTAAAAATCGCACGATGGAGGAAACTGTTAACAAGCGACGTGTACAGGGCAAAGTTGTGTGCAATTGCAGTCGATGAGGCTCATGTCATAAAGCAGTG GGGTACTTCAAACAACAGCAGCATGGCAGCATTTAGAGAAACGTACGCTGAACTCCATGAACTAAGGTCCCTTGCTCCTAATGTCAAGATGTTAGCATTGACTGCTACAGCAACCACTTCCACAAGGCACACTATTACAGAAATATTATTGATGGATAACCCTCATGTGATCTATGAAAATCCTAGCAAGGCAAACATCACTTACTCTGTTCACTACATGGATAAAGAGAGATCAGCAGAAGATTATTTTCGATGGTTGGCCGATGaacttaaagaaaagaaagaggaaacgAGTAGGACAATTATTTATTGCCAGACAATAAAGCAGTGTTGCATCATATACTCTGTATTGAAAGGAATGGTTGGACGTGAGTTGTACGCCAATTCAGCCAATGATCCAAGACATGTGTTGCTTGAAATGCTTCATTCTTGCACCCCTGACAAAAACAAGGATACGATATTGGAGGCTTTCCAGAAGGAAGAATCTCCAATAAGAGTGCTGGTGGCAACCATTGCATTTGGAATGGGAGTTGACTGCAAAGGTGTTCATCGTACCATCCACTTTGGTCCATCCAAAAACATTGAGGCGTATATTCAGGAGACTGGAAGGGCAGGAAGAGATGGAGAACAGAGTGTGGCATACCTCATTTATCAGGGGTTGTTTCTCAACCATGTTGACAAAGACATGAAGCAATATGTTCGGGAAACTGACTGCAGGCGCAAGACTTTGTTGCTCAAGTTTGATGGGATGTCTTCCCTAACATTTCCACAGCCTCTACACATGTGTTGTGACAATTGTTCAGTAAGGTGTGAATGTGGAGAAGTGGATTGCGGTGATCTCACAAAATTTCCTGGAATAACTGACCAACAGAAAGAGTGCATCCCTAGAACAAGACAGTGCACACAGCAGCAAATTTCAACTCTCAAAGAACATTTAAATGATTATCACAAGTTTCTGGGCAAGGAGTTGTTAGACAAGTCAAAAAATGATCAACTCAAAACCCTGATGAATCCACAGTTTCTACTTCGATTTTCTGAACACCAGATTTTGCAAGTGGTAGCCAATGCATTTAAAATGTTCACTCTGGATGATGTTTGCTGTTATGTTGATATTTGGAACATGAATCATGCCTTCAAGATATTGGACATCCTAAGTCAAGTGTTTGGAGACATCTGTGAAATAGATGAGAATATTTTTAATGATCAATCCCAGTATGATGTAGACTGTGAATTAGAAGATGAGTTTAGCGAGCAGTGGAATGATTTGTTGAATGATGACTCTTTGTTTGAACTTGCTATTGAGAATCTATCCTTATCACAACTTGAAGCAAGTACTTGTGCTGAAGTCTCTTGTGAACTTCATGATGAAtcaggaaaatgtgatgtgccAGCAGCTGCCTTGGATGCACTCGAGAATTTTTCAGTCTTAGAGTAA